The Terriglobales bacterium genome segment GGAGCTGCCGGTCGAGCTACGCGCGTTCTCGCCTGGGCAAAGATTCTGATGGGCGAACGAGCGAGCGCCGAAGTCGCGGTCGCCAATAGCCCGGCCCGGAAGGGCTGGGAGGACAGGGCGACGAGGATTCGAGCCCCGAAGGGGCGGAGCTAGGCCGCGATCTCGGGCGCGGGAACCGCGGCCGGAGCGGCTTCCACCTTCTCGTCCTTCAGCAGCGGCCAGCCCTTGCGCAGGACGTACTCCAGCCACGCGCCCGCGGCCTGCGAGGTGAGCACCGCCGACAGGACCAGCGTGGTGTAGAAGGCCGCGTTGATGATGCCGGCGTCGTAGGCGACCGAGGCCAGCACGATGCCGGGGCCGCCGCGGGCGTTCGTGGCGACGGCGAGGTTCACGATGTCGAGCCCGCGGAAGCCCGCGAGGCGCGCGCCCGCCGCGACCGAGACCAGCTTCAGCACGCAGCTCCCGACCAGGAACAGCGCCAGCATGCCGAAGGCGAACGACTTCGAGAGGTCGAGCCGCCAGCCGACGATGGCGAAGTAGATGGGGATGAAGACCGCGAAGCTGAACTTGCCGATGGCCTCAAGCGATTCCGCGAACAGCCGGCGCTTCTTGTGGACGACGGCGAATCCGGCGAGGAAGGCGGCGAACACCAGGCTGACGCCGAGCGCGCCCGCGACGGCGCAGTAGGCCAGCAGGACGGCCATCACGTAGCCGACCGGCGAGTTCGAGGCGAAGACGTTGAAGCGCGCCTTGTTGAAGCGCTTCACCAGGCGCGGCGCCACGGTGAGGCCGAGCAGGAAGAAGGCCAGCGTCTTGGCGACGTGCGCGCCCATGCCGAGCGCGTCGAGCGCGGCCTGGCCGGCGAGCGCGGTGGCGACTCCCAGCGCCGCCCACAGCACGATGTCCTCGATCACCGCAACACCCAGCACGAGCCGCGCGAAGCGCGTGCCCAGGATCTTGAGGTCGGCGAAGATGCGCGAGATGACCGGGATGGACGTCACGGCGACCGCGATGGCCAGCACCAGCACCACCGACCAGCGATTGCCGTTGGGTCCGCTGAGAGCGTCGAGCGCCAGGAACGGCGCGATGGCGAGGCCGAGCAGGAAGGGCGTGCCGGTCCCGACCGAGACCAGCCAGCCGACCTCCTTGCGCTCCTCGCGCGAGAACAGCTGGCGCGTCTCCGCGCCCGAGAGGAACATCAGCAGCAGCAGTCCGAGGTTGTAGACGAACCCGACGACGACCTGGTACTTCGCCCCGGCGGGCGTGCCGGTCTCGAACAGGCGCGCGAACAGGCCGGGGGCAAAATGTCCCAGCAGCGAGGGGCCGAGCAGCACGCCGGCCAAGATCTCGCCGACGACGCGCGGCTGGCGCAGGCGCACGAACAGCCACCCCAGCAGGTGTGCCAGGCCGAGGATCAACAGCAGGACGAGGGTAAGAGAGCCGATCTCGTGTTCCGACATGAGGGCAGGACCGCACCCAATCTGATGAGCAGAGCAGCAGCCATGCTGCCTCGCGGCGTTTGACCGCCGCGCGCCGGCTGGTTGACACTCTGAAGGCCATGCTGCGACGCCTCTGTGCCGGCCTGTGGCTCTGCCTCGCCGCCCTGCCCGGGGCCTTCGCGGATGACGTGCAGGGCCGCGTGACCTCGGGCGAGGAGGCCCCGGTCGCGGGCGCGCGCGTGAGCCTGCTGTCCAGCACCGCCAAGGTCGCCGAAGCCTCGAGCGCGAGCGACGGACGCTTTCGCCTCACCGCCATCCACGCCGGCGACTACGTGCTGCAGGTAGAAGCGCCGGGATTCAGCGCGCAGCGGCTGGCGGTGCGCGTGCCGCAGGGGAAGGCGCTCGAGGTCCGGCTGACGATCGCGCCGGTCGCGCAGCAGGTCACGGTCACGGCGCTGGCCGGTGAGGTGGAGGAGATCTCCGCCGTCTCGCAGGCGACCAACGTCATCAGCGCGAGCCAGATGGAGCTGCGCGCGCCGCTGGTGCTGGTGCAGGCGGCGCAGGAGGAAGAGGGCCTGGCGATGCAGCGCACCGCGCCGGTGATGGGCGGCATCTTCGTGCGCGGGCTCACGGGCAACAAGGTCAACGTGTTCGTGGACGGCGTCCGCTACTCCACGGCGGCGGCGCGCGGCGGCGTCAACACCTTCCTCAACCTGAACAGCGTTTCGAACCTGGAGGCCATCGAGGTCCTGCGCGGCCCCAACAGCGCGCAGTACGGCTCGGACTCGCTCGGCGGCACCGTGCAGCTGCTCACGCTGGCGCCGCCGATCGGGACCGACGGGCTGCAGTTCCACGGCGCGTGGACCGCGCTGGCCAGCGTGGCCGACGCCGGCTACGGCTCGAGCGCGCAGGTCACGGCCGGCGGCAAGCGCGCCGGCGTGGTCGCGAACCTCGATGCGCGCCGCGCGAACCGCCTGCGTCCCGGGCAGGGCGTGGACTCGCACGCCGCCGTCACGCGCTTCTTCGGGCTGCCCTCGGACCTGTTCTTCGGCCCGCGCCTGCCCGACACCGCCTTCACCGCCTACGGCGGCATGGCCAAGCTCTACTGGACGCCCGCCACCGACTCCTACTTCACCGCGCACTACAGCCGCGGGCAGCAGGACGGCGGCGAGCGCTACGACCAACTGCTGGGCGGCGACGGCAACCTGGTCGCCGACCTGCGCAACCTGATGGACGACTTCTTCTACGCGCGCTTCGAGCGGCTCAACGCCGGCTGGTTCACGCGCGCCAGCGTGGGCTACTCCTTCAACGCGCAGCGTGAGGAGCGCGTGAACCAGGGCGGGCAGGGCAATCCCAGCGGCGCCATCACGCACGAGCGCGAGCGGACCTCGGTGCACGGCGTCCACGGACTGCTCGACAAGAAGCTGGCGCGCCACGACCTGATCTTCGGGGCCGAGTACTACCACGAGCGCGTGCGCGCGCCCGCCTACGCCTTCGACCCGGTCACGGGCACGGTCGCCGTCCGCCGCGGCCGCGTGCCGGACAACGCGCTCTACCGCAGCGGCGGCGCGTACCTGCAGGACGTGTGGCAGGCCATCCCGCAGAAGCTGCAGTTCGTGGGCGCGGTGCGCTACAGCGCGGCTTCGTACCGCGCGCGCGCGGCCGACAGCCCGCTGGCGCCGCCGCTCTGGCCCAACGACGCGCTGCGCACCAGCGACGTCACCTTCCGCGCCGCCGTGCTCGCGACGCCGGCGCCCTGGCTCAGCCTCTACGGCAACTTCAGCCGCGGCTTCCGCGCGCCGCACATCACCGACCTCGGCACGCTCGGCCTCACCGGCTCCGGCTTCGAGGTCGCCGCGCCCGAGGTCGCCGGCCTCGGCGCCACCATCGGCGACTCCGCCGCCGCCACCGCCCTCTCCACCGGGCGGCCGGTCGTGCAGGTGGAGCCGGAGACCAGCATGAGCTACGAGGGCGGCGTGCGCATCTCCACGCGCTGGCTCAACTCCTCGACCGCGGTGTTCGTCAACCAGATCGACGACAACATCACCAAGCAGGCGCTCATCCTGCCGGCGGGCGCGGTCGGCACTGCGATCGGCGGCGAGACCATCACGGCGCAGACGCCGGGCGGCGCCGTCTTCGTCGCCGCCGCCACCAACCCGGTGCTGGTGCGCGCGAACTTCGACGACGCGCGCATCTGGGGTGTGGAGCACCGCACCGAGGTCACACTGAACGCGCGCTGGTCCTTCGGCGGGCTCGCCACGTACCTGCACGCTGCCGACGAGCGCACCGGATCGCCGCCCAACATCGAGGGCGGGACGCCTGCGCCCGACGGCTACTTCCACGTCCGCTACAGCGACGCCAAGTCGCGCTGGTGGGTCGAGCCCTACCTGCACGCCGCCGCGCGCCAGGACCGCCTCTCGACCCTCGACCTCGAGGACCGCCGCACCGGCGCGATGCGCAGCGCCGCACAGATCGCCAACTTCTTCCGCCGCGGGGCCACCGTGCGCGGCTGGACCGGCCCCGGCCCGGACCTCGCCTTCGGCACGCCCGACGACGTGCTGCTCGCGACCGGCGAGACGCTGGCGGAGGTGCAGCTCCGCGTGCTCGGGCCGGGCCTGCTCGCGGCGCCGCTCTATGCCGCGGTCCCCGGCTACGTGACGTTCAATCTCCGCGGCGGCGTGCGCCTGGGCGAGCGCCAGAGCCTGATGCTCGACTTCAGCAACATCGGCGACCGCACGTACCGCGGCATCAGCTGGGGGGTCGACGCCCCCGGGCGCTCCCTCACTGTGCTCTACCGCGTCAGCTTCTGAGCCGCCAACATCCCGCGCCCGGCGCACCTCTAAGCAGCCATGTACTGGCTCGCGGCGGCAGGCACCGAAGCGGCGAAGAAGTCCGCCTGGGGATGGCTCGTCCACCTCGGCGGACCGGGGCTCATCCTGCTCGCCTTCCTCGATAACTCCGTCATCCCGATGCCGGGCAGCATGGACCTGCTGACGATCGTGCTCGCGGCCGGTCATCCCAGCTGGTGGTGGTACTACGCGATCATGGCGACCATCGGCGGGATGGCCGGCGCCTACCCGACGTATCGCCTTGGACGCAAGGGCGGCAAGGAAGGGCTGGAGAAGAAGGTATCGAAGGAGCGCCTGAAGAAGATCAACCACAGCTTCGAGAAGCACGGGCCGTGGGCGCTGATCGTGCCGGCGCTCATCCCGCCGCCATTCCCGCTGTCACCCTTCCTGGCCGCCGCGGGTGCGCTCCAGCTGCCGCTGCGGCGCTTCTTCGCCTCGCTCGCCATCGGCCGCGGGATCCGCTACTTCCTCGTTGCCTGGCTGGGAGCGCACTACAGCAGGCAGCTGCTCGGGTTCTTCTCGCGCTACTACAAGCCCATCCTGTGGGCGGGCATCGCGCTGGCCGTGGTGAGCGCGCTGGCGGCGCTGGGAGCGTGGTGGTGGCACAAGCGGAAGCCGCGTCGCGGCGTGAGACCGGCGCGGCGCGCAGCATGATGGGATACCGCGGCCGCCCTCGGCCGCGGCCTTTGACGTTCGGCCGCGTTCCTGGGGTTCCTCAGCAGATTTCAGAAGCGGAATTCGGTTCCTGCGCGTGCAGTGAGCGCGCGCTCGTAGATCTGCGCTGCTGCCGCGGCGTCTTCGAGCGCGATGCCGGTGCTGTCGAACAGCGTGATCTCCTGGCCGGAGAGGCGTCCGCTCTTCTTTCCGGCAACGACCTCGGCGAGATCGGCGTGCACCGCGCCGGGGTGGATGGCGCCCGCGGCGAGGGCGTGATGCAGGTCGCCCATGCGGGCACATTGCGCGGCGCTGTCGCACACCACCTTGCTGCGCGAGAACAGGCGCGGCTCGATCTCCTGCTTGTGTTC includes the following:
- a CDS encoding cation:proton antiporter yields the protein MSEHEIGSLTLVLLLILGLAHLLGWLFVRLRQPRVVGEILAGVLLGPSLLGHFAPGLFARLFETGTPAGAKYQVVVGFVYNLGLLLLMFLSGAETRQLFSREERKEVGWLVSVGTGTPFLLGLAIAPFLALDALSGPNGNRWSVVLVLAIAVAVTSIPVISRIFADLKILGTRFARLVLGVAVIEDIVLWAALGVATALAGQAALDALGMGAHVAKTLAFFLLGLTVAPRLVKRFNKARFNVFASNSPVGYVMAVLLAYCAVAGALGVSLVFAAFLAGFAVVHKKRRLFAESLEAIGKFSFAVFIPIYFAIVGWRLDLSKSFAFGMLALFLVGSCVLKLVSVAAGARLAGFRGLDIVNLAVATNARGGPGIVLASVAYDAGIINAAFYTTLVLSAVLTSQAAGAWLEYVLRKGWPLLKDEKVEAAPAAVPAPEIAA
- a CDS encoding TonB-dependent receptor → MLRRLCAGLWLCLAALPGAFADDVQGRVTSGEEAPVAGARVSLLSSTAKVAEASSASDGRFRLTAIHAGDYVLQVEAPGFSAQRLAVRVPQGKALEVRLTIAPVAQQVTVTALAGEVEEISAVSQATNVISASQMELRAPLVLVQAAQEEEGLAMQRTAPVMGGIFVRGLTGNKVNVFVDGVRYSTAAARGGVNTFLNLNSVSNLEAIEVLRGPNSAQYGSDSLGGTVQLLTLAPPIGTDGLQFHGAWTALASVADAGYGSSAQVTAGGKRAGVVANLDARRANRLRPGQGVDSHAAVTRFFGLPSDLFFGPRLPDTAFTAYGGMAKLYWTPATDSYFTAHYSRGQQDGGERYDQLLGGDGNLVADLRNLMDDFFYARFERLNAGWFTRASVGYSFNAQREERVNQGGQGNPSGAITHERERTSVHGVHGLLDKKLARHDLIFGAEYYHERVRAPAYAFDPVTGTVAVRRGRVPDNALYRSGGAYLQDVWQAIPQKLQFVGAVRYSAASYRARAADSPLAPPLWPNDALRTSDVTFRAAVLATPAPWLSLYGNFSRGFRAPHITDLGTLGLTGSGFEVAAPEVAGLGATIGDSAAATALSTGRPVVQVEPETSMSYEGGVRISTRWLNSSTAVFVNQIDDNITKQALILPAGAVGTAIGGETITAQTPGGAVFVAAATNPVLVRANFDDARIWGVEHRTEVTLNARWSFGGLATYLHAADERTGSPPNIEGGTPAPDGYFHVRYSDAKSRWWVEPYLHAAARQDRLSTLDLEDRRTGAMRSAAQIANFFRRGATVRGWTGPGPDLAFGTPDDVLLATGETLAEVQLRVLGPGLLAAPLYAAVPGYVTFNLRGGVRLGERQSLMLDFSNIGDRTYRGISWGVDAPGRSLTVLYRVSF
- a CDS encoding VTT domain-containing protein, with the protein product MYWLAAAGTEAAKKSAWGWLVHLGGPGLILLAFLDNSVIPMPGSMDLLTIVLAAGHPSWWWYYAIMATIGGMAGAYPTYRLGRKGGKEGLEKKVSKERLKKINHSFEKHGPWALIVPALIPPPFPLSPFLAAAGALQLPLRRFFASLAIGRGIRYFLVAWLGAHYSRQLLGFFSRYYKPILWAGIALAVVSALAALGAWWWHKRKPRRGVRPARRAA